From a region of the Phaseolus vulgaris cultivar G19833 chromosome 6, P. vulgaris v2.0, whole genome shotgun sequence genome:
- the LOC137831507 gene encoding amino acid transporter AVT1I-like, protein MPYALACGGWLSILLFFVIAITCTYTGILVKRCMDMDSDVKMFRDIGQRAFGDKGRLIVSIAMNGEIYLAVTGFLILEGDNLNKLLPNMQVNLAGLTIGGTTLFTIIAAIIILPSVLLEDLSLLSYLSACGILSSSIFLISLLWNGTIDGTGFHAKGTLFKFSGIPAAVSLYTFCYSAHPIIPSLYISNRNKTQFSKVLVACFLACTLFYAAVAVLGYLMFGEDVKSQVTLNLPGGKFSSYVAIYTTLINPITKYALNLSPTIIAIRNNISWKYSKSFTHMLVGTSLLISTLIVAVAIPLFGSIICLAGALLSVLVSILVPSVCYLKISGAYKRFGCEMIINCMIIVIGVLIAVVGTYSSLVDIVQNL, encoded by the exons ATGCCTTATGCACTAGCATGTGGGGGATGGTTAAGCATATTGTTATTCTTTGTGATTGCCATCACTTGCACTTACACTGGCATATTGGTGAAGAGATGCATGGATATGGACAGTGATGTGAAGATGTTTAGAGACATAGGTCAACGTGCATTTGGAGACAAGGGTAGACTAATAGTGTCAATTGCCATGAATGGTGAGATCTATCTAGCTGTAACaggtttcttgattttggagGGTGACAATCTCAACAAATTACTACCAAACATGCAAGTTAACCTTGCAGGGTTAACAATTGGTGGCACAACACTTTTCACCATAATTGCTGCCATTATTATTTTGCCTAGTGTTTTGTTAGAGGACTTGAGCCTGTTATCTTATCTCTCTGCTTGTGGGATTTTATCTTCTTCCATTTTCCTCATCTCTCTATTATGGAATGGCACCATTGATGGCACAGGATTTCATGCAAAGGGAACACTCTTCAAATTCAGTGGAATACCTGCTGCTGTCAGTTTATATACCTTTTGTTATAGTGCTCATCCAATCATTCCCAGTCTCTACATTTCCAATAGAAATAAAACTCAGTTCTCTAAA GTCCTAGTTGCATGTTTTTTAGCATGCACTCTTTTTTATGCAGCAGTGGCTGTTTTGGGATACTTAATGTTTGGAGAAGATGTGAAATCACAAGTAACTTTGAACCTCCCAGGAGGCAAGTTCAGTTCATATGTTGCAATATACACTACCTTGATCAATCCTATAACCAAATATGCATTGAACCTTTCTCCAACCATCATTGCTATAAGAAATAACATTTCATGGAAATACAGCAAAAGCTTCACACATATGCTTGTTGGAACCTCTTTGCTCATTAGCACTCTTATTGTAGCCGTGGCCATTCCCTTATTTGGATCCATTATCTGTCTTGCTGGGGCATTACTAAGTGTTTTAGTTTCAATTTTAGTACCATCAGTGTGCTACTTGAAGATTTCAGGAGCTTACAAGAGATTCGGGTGTGAAATGATAATCAACTGTATGATTATAGTGATTGGGGTTCTTATTGCTGTTGTGGGTACTTACTCATCACTTGTGGATATAGTTCAGAATTTGTAA